The following are from one region of the Pocillopora verrucosa isolate sample1 chromosome 3, ASM3666991v2, whole genome shotgun sequence genome:
- the LOC131790849 gene encoding serine/threonine-protein phosphatase 6 regulatory ankyrin repeat subunit B isoform X1, which translates to MDGSNNMVYSQLMTLRSLAFQATTATNKPSGLSLLHAACLEDDLETVQIITNYSPGKLDNAIALTINTESHGSHPGRNALELRGSSQRDKNARINAILDPIYLEFQSKSLLHIAARRGKVEHLKRLLDIGSDPNELSRDTNQVTPLMLAVARNTTAFTELLLNKGADVNAKDKHEMSPLHYAAVNGRSKTILLLIEAGCGVSDVNDRGMTSLHFAAQNGHTKTVAILIEHGADVHSRSSSGHTPLMLATAKGNYETVEFLLAQGGSVHTTDPMGFTALHLAADKGYTNLVHLLIRRGSNVDARASGKTPLFQSSFKNHRETTELLLRYGSDVNAHDIFGRTALHYAALEGQVAMVKLLIERGANVHARDHEGQTSLFMSVIYNQKDCAILLLEQGAHVDENDNNNKTPLHFAAQEGHSEIAELLIQNGSDLNAEEVTGDRPLSLAVAYCSDDVVELLLSHGAELDAANDSLLTPLHIAAQNGKTSLAEVLLQRGAQREAKDCDDQTPLHIACSYGDNHINMAEMLVRYGSDVNARDGAKRTALCLAVSEGHFQIASLLLNQGADVNLIDGEGYTALHNVYINLHTFLGNERMTFAMTKLLFEFGSKVGDIDPQGRTELHMAAQSSSVKLVQQLLDYGSKVNAIDIEGCTPLMRAIKFSRRPDLLVRLLLDNDANIAVKDKLGRSALHYSAGLKGNRKISQALIHKGADIHAVDIHGNTALHLAANNRNTHTTELLLQNGCDITTCNKRKESVIHKAITAKCECTHGCRKCVWKYHTVALLVEKGCDVKKTDIDGNSALHLMAEWITDPTTVRLLLRNGADVRARNNQGSTPLHLICAVKCERSRAKFTRSRWTCDTSELFIRHGCDIRSVDNEGNTPLHRTAESDRDDIANILLDRGADVEALDWQASTPLHVAAACNAITVATLLIKHGSNMKALDSEGRRPLDIAYKCGNHEIVHLMEQAMQNGDR; encoded by the exons ATGGACGGGAGCAATAACATGGTATATTCCCAGTTG ATGACATTGCGATCACTGGCTTTCCAGGCCACAACGGCCACAAATAAACCCAGTGGACTGAGCTTACTCCATGCTGCGTGTTTAGAAGATGATTTAGAAACTGTTCAAATAATCACAAACTACAGTCCTGGTAAACTAGACAATGCTATCGCTTTAACTATCAACACAGAGAGTCACGGGTCTCACCCAGGAAGAAATGCACTAGAATTAAGAGGTTCATCCCAGAGAGACAAAAACGCGAGAATAAACGCGATTCTGGACCCTATATATCTTGAATTTCAGTCCAAGTCGCTGCTGCATATCGCTGCTAGAAGAGGAAAGGTGGAACACCTCAAGAGACTTCTGGACATTGGTTCAGACCCAAATGAATTGTCACGCGACACTAATCAAGTCACGCCATTGATGTTAGCAGTTGCGCGCAACACTACAGCTTTCACAGAGCTTCTTCTAAATAAGGGAGCCGATGTAAATGCTAAAGATAAACATGAAATGAGTCCACTTCATTATGCTGCTGTCAACGGCCGATCCAAGACTATTCTGTTGTTAATAGAAGCTGGTTGTGGTGTGAGTGATGTTAATGATCGAGGGATGACGTCATTGCATTTTGCCGCCCAAAATGGACACACCAAAACAGTTGCGATCCTTATTGAACATGGCGCTGACGTCCATTCAAGATCATCCAGCGGTCATACACCACTTATGTTGGCGACGGCGAAAGGAAATTACGAAACAGTCGAGTTTCTTCTGGCTCAGGGTGGTAGTGTTCATACTACAGATCCAATGGGATTTACTGCACTTCACCTAGCTGCTGATAAAGGTTACACTAACCTAGTTCACCTTCTTATTCGAAGGGGAAGTAATGTGGACGCAAGAGCCTCGGGAAAAACACCTTTGTTTCAATCCTCATTTAAAAATCACAGAGAAACTACCGAGCTGTTGCTTCGCTATGGTAGCGACGTCAACGCGCATGACATATTTGGAAGAACTGCTTTGCATTACGCCGCCCTAGAAGGACAAGTTGCCATGGTGAAGCTGTTGATTGAAAGGGGGGCGAACGTGCACGCACGTGACCACGAGGGTCAGACATCATTGTTTATGTCCGTGATCTACAATCAAAAAGATTGCGCCATTCTATTGCTGGAGCAGGGGGCCCACGTCgatgaaaatgacaataataacaagACCCCGCTACACTTTGCCGCCCAGGAAGGCCATTCAGAAATCGCTGAGTTATTGATACAAAACGGCAGCGACCTTAATGCTGAAGAAGTCACAGGTGACCGACCTTTGTCACTTGCAGTTGCATACTGTAGTGATGACGTAGTAGAGCTCCTATTAAGTCATGGAGCTGAACTAGACGCCGCCAACGACAGCCTGTTGACTCCTTTACATATTGCAGCACAGAATGGCAAAACTAGCCTTGCTGAAGTGTTACTACAGCGAGGTGCTCAGCGTGAGGCTAAAGACTGTGATGATCAGACACCACTGCACATAGCCTGCTCATATGGAGATAATCATATAAACATGGCGGAAATGTTAGTGCGTTATGGAAGTGACGTCAATGCTCGAGATGGTGCTAAACGTACGGCGCTTTGTTTAGCTGTAAGTGAAGGACATTTTCAAATTGCTTCTTTGTTGCTAAACCAAGGTGCTGATGTGAACTTAATTGACGGAGAAGGTTACACAGCACTTCACAACGTGTACATCAATCTCCACACCTTCCTTGGAAATGAACGCATGACCTTCGCCATGACAAAATTGCTGTTTGAATTTGGAAGTAAAGTAGGCGACATAGATCCACAAGGAAGAACAGAACTGCATATGGCGGCCCAAAGCTCTTCAGTTAAACTTGTACAACAGCTTCTTGATTATGGCAGTAAAGTAAACGCGATAGACATCGAAGGTTGTACGCCATTAATGCGAGCCATTAAATTCTCTCGTAGGCCTGATCTTCTTGTAAGACTTTTACTCGATAATGATGCGAACATTGCAGTAAAAGACAAGCTCGGTCGCTCAGCTTTGCATTATTCGGCCGGGCTTAAGGGAAACCGTAAGATTTCTCAGGCACTGATTCACAAAGGCGCTGATATTCACGCCGTTGACATCCATGGCAACACAGCACTTCATCTGGCTGCTAACAATCGTAACACACACACTACAGAGCTTCTGTTACAAAATGGCTGTGATATAACCACGTGTAACAAGCGAAAGGAGAGTGTCATTCACAAAGCAATCACCGCCAAATGTGAATGCACACACGGCTGTAGAAAATGCGTCTGGAAATATCATACTGTCGCGCTATTGGTCGAGAAGGGTTGTGACGTCAAGAAAACTGACATTGATGGTAACAGCGCACTGCATTTGATGGCTGAATGGATCACGGATCCCACTACGGTCAGACTGTTGCTGAGAAACGGAGCAGATGTTCGCGCAAGGAACAATCAGGGAAGCACCCCTCTACATCTCATCTGTGCTGTGAAGTGTGAACGCTCAAGAGCAAA GTTCACCAGGTCACGCTGGACATGTGACACATCAGAACTGTTCATTAGACATGGCTGTGATATCCGGTCAGTGGATAATGAAGGTAACACACCACTTCACCGGACAGCGGAGTCAGACAGAGATGACATTGCAAATATCCTGCTGGATCGTGGAGCTGATGTAGAAGCGTTAGATTGGCAAGCCAGTACTCCTTTGCATGTCGCTGCGGCTTGTAATGCAATCACGGTGGCAACGCTCTTGATTAAACACGGTAGCAATATGAAAGCTTTGGATAGCGAAGGAAGGCGGCCCTTGGATATCGCTTACAAGTGTGGAAACCATGAAATCGTACATCTCATGGAACAAGCGATGCAGAATGGCGATAGATGA
- the LOC131790849 gene encoding serine/threonine-protein phosphatase 6 regulatory ankyrin repeat subunit B isoform X2: protein MDGSNNMVYSQLSKSLLHIAARRGKVEHLKRLLDIGSDPNELSRDTNQVTPLMLAVARNTTAFTELLLNKGADVNAKDKHEMSPLHYAAVNGRSKTILLLIEAGCGVSDVNDRGMTSLHFAAQNGHTKTVAILIEHGADVHSRSSSGHTPLMLATAKGNYETVEFLLAQGGSVHTTDPMGFTALHLAADKGYTNLVHLLIRRGSNVDARASGKTPLFQSSFKNHRETTELLLRYGSDVNAHDIFGRTALHYAALEGQVAMVKLLIERGANVHARDHEGQTSLFMSVIYNQKDCAILLLEQGAHVDENDNNNKTPLHFAAQEGHSEIAELLIQNGSDLNAEEVTGDRPLSLAVAYCSDDVVELLLSHGAELDAANDSLLTPLHIAAQNGKTSLAEVLLQRGAQREAKDCDDQTPLHIACSYGDNHINMAEMLVRYGSDVNARDGAKRTALCLAVSEGHFQIASLLLNQGADVNLIDGEGYTALHNVYINLHTFLGNERMTFAMTKLLFEFGSKVGDIDPQGRTELHMAAQSSSVKLVQQLLDYGSKVNAIDIEGCTPLMRAIKFSRRPDLLVRLLLDNDANIAVKDKLGRSALHYSAGLKGNRKISQALIHKGADIHAVDIHGNTALHLAANNRNTHTTELLLQNGCDITTCNKRKESVIHKAITAKCECTHGCRKCVWKYHTVALLVEKGCDVKKTDIDGNSALHLMAEWITDPTTVRLLLRNGADVRARNNQGSTPLHLICAVKCERSRAKFTRSRWTCDTSELFIRHGCDIRSVDNEGNTPLHRTAESDRDDIANILLDRGADVEALDWQASTPLHVAAACNAITVATLLIKHGSNMKALDSEGRRPLDIAYKCGNHEIVHLMEQAMQNGDR, encoded by the exons ATGGACGGGAGCAATAACATGGTATATTCCCAGTTG TCCAAGTCGCTGCTGCATATCGCTGCTAGAAGAGGAAAGGTGGAACACCTCAAGAGACTTCTGGACATTGGTTCAGACCCAAATGAATTGTCACGCGACACTAATCAAGTCACGCCATTGATGTTAGCAGTTGCGCGCAACACTACAGCTTTCACAGAGCTTCTTCTAAATAAGGGAGCCGATGTAAATGCTAAAGATAAACATGAAATGAGTCCACTTCATTATGCTGCTGTCAACGGCCGATCCAAGACTATTCTGTTGTTAATAGAAGCTGGTTGTGGTGTGAGTGATGTTAATGATCGAGGGATGACGTCATTGCATTTTGCCGCCCAAAATGGACACACCAAAACAGTTGCGATCCTTATTGAACATGGCGCTGACGTCCATTCAAGATCATCCAGCGGTCATACACCACTTATGTTGGCGACGGCGAAAGGAAATTACGAAACAGTCGAGTTTCTTCTGGCTCAGGGTGGTAGTGTTCATACTACAGATCCAATGGGATTTACTGCACTTCACCTAGCTGCTGATAAAGGTTACACTAACCTAGTTCACCTTCTTATTCGAAGGGGAAGTAATGTGGACGCAAGAGCCTCGGGAAAAACACCTTTGTTTCAATCCTCATTTAAAAATCACAGAGAAACTACCGAGCTGTTGCTTCGCTATGGTAGCGACGTCAACGCGCATGACATATTTGGAAGAACTGCTTTGCATTACGCCGCCCTAGAAGGACAAGTTGCCATGGTGAAGCTGTTGATTGAAAGGGGGGCGAACGTGCACGCACGTGACCACGAGGGTCAGACATCATTGTTTATGTCCGTGATCTACAATCAAAAAGATTGCGCCATTCTATTGCTGGAGCAGGGGGCCCACGTCgatgaaaatgacaataataacaagACCCCGCTACACTTTGCCGCCCAGGAAGGCCATTCAGAAATCGCTGAGTTATTGATACAAAACGGCAGCGACCTTAATGCTGAAGAAGTCACAGGTGACCGACCTTTGTCACTTGCAGTTGCATACTGTAGTGATGACGTAGTAGAGCTCCTATTAAGTCATGGAGCTGAACTAGACGCCGCCAACGACAGCCTGTTGACTCCTTTACATATTGCAGCACAGAATGGCAAAACTAGCCTTGCTGAAGTGTTACTACAGCGAGGTGCTCAGCGTGAGGCTAAAGACTGTGATGATCAGACACCACTGCACATAGCCTGCTCATATGGAGATAATCATATAAACATGGCGGAAATGTTAGTGCGTTATGGAAGTGACGTCAATGCTCGAGATGGTGCTAAACGTACGGCGCTTTGTTTAGCTGTAAGTGAAGGACATTTTCAAATTGCTTCTTTGTTGCTAAACCAAGGTGCTGATGTGAACTTAATTGACGGAGAAGGTTACACAGCACTTCACAACGTGTACATCAATCTCCACACCTTCCTTGGAAATGAACGCATGACCTTCGCCATGACAAAATTGCTGTTTGAATTTGGAAGTAAAGTAGGCGACATAGATCCACAAGGAAGAACAGAACTGCATATGGCGGCCCAAAGCTCTTCAGTTAAACTTGTACAACAGCTTCTTGATTATGGCAGTAAAGTAAACGCGATAGACATCGAAGGTTGTACGCCATTAATGCGAGCCATTAAATTCTCTCGTAGGCCTGATCTTCTTGTAAGACTTTTACTCGATAATGATGCGAACATTGCAGTAAAAGACAAGCTCGGTCGCTCAGCTTTGCATTATTCGGCCGGGCTTAAGGGAAACCGTAAGATTTCTCAGGCACTGATTCACAAAGGCGCTGATATTCACGCCGTTGACATCCATGGCAACACAGCACTTCATCTGGCTGCTAACAATCGTAACACACACACTACAGAGCTTCTGTTACAAAATGGCTGTGATATAACCACGTGTAACAAGCGAAAGGAGAGTGTCATTCACAAAGCAATCACCGCCAAATGTGAATGCACACACGGCTGTAGAAAATGCGTCTGGAAATATCATACTGTCGCGCTATTGGTCGAGAAGGGTTGTGACGTCAAGAAAACTGACATTGATGGTAACAGCGCACTGCATTTGATGGCTGAATGGATCACGGATCCCACTACGGTCAGACTGTTGCTGAGAAACGGAGCAGATGTTCGCGCAAGGAACAATCAGGGAAGCACCCCTCTACATCTCATCTGTGCTGTGAAGTGTGAACGCTCAAGAGCAAA GTTCACCAGGTCACGCTGGACATGTGACACATCAGAACTGTTCATTAGACATGGCTGTGATATCCGGTCAGTGGATAATGAAGGTAACACACCACTTCACCGGACAGCGGAGTCAGACAGAGATGACATTGCAAATATCCTGCTGGATCGTGGAGCTGATGTAGAAGCGTTAGATTGGCAAGCCAGTACTCCTTTGCATGTCGCTGCGGCTTGTAATGCAATCACGGTGGCAACGCTCTTGATTAAACACGGTAGCAATATGAAAGCTTTGGATAGCGAAGGAAGGCGGCCCTTGGATATCGCTTACAAGTGTGGAAACCATGAAATCGTACATCTCATGGAACAAGCGATGCAGAATGGCGATAGATGA
- the LOC131790851 gene encoding NHL repeat-containing protein 2-like isoform X1, producing the protein MAIFRRLILTVVLLHRSWCADNTGVVITVAGGGRAHHGGTADCLDYQTPTMDGIGTGARFNYPWGIVFDAEDNVLYVGDCGCPETVHSNDRLRKINVTTGRVTTLAGSAQGYKDGIGENAKFRHVSGIVMDKVERVLYVADSGNDRIRKVDINTANVITFAGSGESGFLDDVGLKAMMSNPQQLELDSMKRRLFLSDTDNHAIRIISLPNGEVTTIAGGSQGLMDGIGKDAKFYHPTGISLDVYTGTLYVADHYNHMIRTVDINSGEVASLAGGGREGFKDGFGKEARFNYPEGLYFDTDSNLLYVAEFDSHAIRIVTPAGEVRTLAGGTEGFRDGVGKEARFFHPTGLTFDNKRKVIYVTDQYNHMVRSITAVGTTVVDPKKSGLIQTLRKTRDTPYLFACFFLTVIVLFILALWFRRSLRYLFRKRHF; encoded by the exons ATGGCGATTTTTAGACGACTGATATTAACCGTAGTTCTCCTCCACAGATCATGGTGTGCGGATAA CACAGGTGTTGTTATTACGGTGGCCGGGGGCGGGAGAGCCCATCACGGGGGTACGGCAGACTGTTTGGATTATCAGACTCCCACCATGGACGGAATAGGAACAGGGGCCAGGTTTAATTACCCTTGGGGTATCGTTTTCGACGCGGAAGACAATGTACTTTATGTGGGTGACTGT GGCTGCCCCGAAACAGTCCACAGCAATGATCGTTTAAGGAAAATCAATGTCACGACTG GCCGAGTAACGACATTAGCCGGCAGTGCTCAGGGATACAAGGATGGGATCGGTGAAAATGCTAAGTTCCGTCACGTGTCAG GTATAGTTATGGATAAAGTCGAGAGAGTTTTATATGTTGCCGATAGC GGAAACGACCGAATAAGAAAAGTTGATATTAACACAG CTAACGTAATTACATTTGCTGGTAGTGGGGAGTCTGGATTCCTTGATGACGTAGGACTCAAAGCTATGATGTCCAATCCTCAACAACTGGAATTAGACAGCATGAAAAGGAGGCTGTTCCTTAGTGATACG GATAATCACGCAATACGGATTATCTCATTACCAAACG GAGAAGTTACAACAATAGCAGGTGGTAGTCAAGGATTAATGGACGGCATCGGAAAAGATGCAAAATTTTATCACCCAACCGGCATCTCACTTGATGTGTATACTGGAACACTATACGTGGCTGATCAC tatAACCATATGATACGAACAGTGGACATAAATAGTG GTGAAGTCGCTTCACTGGCGGGTGGGGGAAGAGAAGGATTTAAGGATGGTTTTGGAAAAGAAGCGAGGTTCAATTATCCTGAGGGGTTGTACTTTGACACCGATTCTAATTTACTCTATGTTGCAGAGTTT GACAGCCATGCCATAAGGATTGTTACCCCTGCAG GTGAAGTAAGGACGCTGGCCGGCGGGACTGAAGGCTTCAGAGACGGAGTCGGCAAGGAAGCGAGATTTTTTCATCCCACTGGGTTAACGTTTgacaataaaagaaaagttatatACGTTACAGACCAG tATAATCACATGGTGAGGAGTATCACTGCAGTTGGTACAACAGTCGTAGATCCCAAGAAATCAG GTTTGATCCAGACTCTTCGGAAGACAAGAGACACGCCATATTTATTTGCATGTTTCTTTTTGACTGTAATCGTTCTTTTTATCCTCGCGCTCTGGTTTCGACGGAGTTTGCGATATTTGTTTaggaaaagacatttttag
- the LOC131790851 gene encoding NHL repeat-containing protein 2-like isoform X2 gives MDGIGTGARFNYPWGIVFDAEDNVLYVGDCGCPETVHSNDRLRKINVTTGRVTTLAGSAQGYKDGIGENAKFRHVSGIVMDKVERVLYVADSGNDRIRKVDINTANVITFAGSGESGFLDDVGLKAMMSNPQQLELDSMKRRLFLSDTDNHAIRIISLPNGEVTTIAGGSQGLMDGIGKDAKFYHPTGISLDVYTGTLYVADHYNHMIRTVDINSGEVASLAGGGREGFKDGFGKEARFNYPEGLYFDTDSNLLYVAEFDSHAIRIVTPAGEVRTLAGGTEGFRDGVGKEARFFHPTGLTFDNKRKVIYVTDQYNHMVRSITAVGTTVVDPKKSGLIQTLRKTRDTPYLFACFFLTVIVLFILALWFRRSLRYLFRKRHF, from the exons ATGGACGGAATAGGAACAGGGGCCAGGTTTAATTACCCTTGGGGTATCGTTTTCGACGCGGAAGACAATGTACTTTATGTGGGTGACTGT GGCTGCCCCGAAACAGTCCACAGCAATGATCGTTTAAGGAAAATCAATGTCACGACTG GCCGAGTAACGACATTAGCCGGCAGTGCTCAGGGATACAAGGATGGGATCGGTGAAAATGCTAAGTTCCGTCACGTGTCAG GTATAGTTATGGATAAAGTCGAGAGAGTTTTATATGTTGCCGATAGC GGAAACGACCGAATAAGAAAAGTTGATATTAACACAG CTAACGTAATTACATTTGCTGGTAGTGGGGAGTCTGGATTCCTTGATGACGTAGGACTCAAAGCTATGATGTCCAATCCTCAACAACTGGAATTAGACAGCATGAAAAGGAGGCTGTTCCTTAGTGATACG GATAATCACGCAATACGGATTATCTCATTACCAAACG GAGAAGTTACAACAATAGCAGGTGGTAGTCAAGGATTAATGGACGGCATCGGAAAAGATGCAAAATTTTATCACCCAACCGGCATCTCACTTGATGTGTATACTGGAACACTATACGTGGCTGATCAC tatAACCATATGATACGAACAGTGGACATAAATAGTG GTGAAGTCGCTTCACTGGCGGGTGGGGGAAGAGAAGGATTTAAGGATGGTTTTGGAAAAGAAGCGAGGTTCAATTATCCTGAGGGGTTGTACTTTGACACCGATTCTAATTTACTCTATGTTGCAGAGTTT GACAGCCATGCCATAAGGATTGTTACCCCTGCAG GTGAAGTAAGGACGCTGGCCGGCGGGACTGAAGGCTTCAGAGACGGAGTCGGCAAGGAAGCGAGATTTTTTCATCCCACTGGGTTAACGTTTgacaataaaagaaaagttatatACGTTACAGACCAG tATAATCACATGGTGAGGAGTATCACTGCAGTTGGTACAACAGTCGTAGATCCCAAGAAATCAG GTTTGATCCAGACTCTTCGGAAGACAAGAGACACGCCATATTTATTTGCATGTTTCTTTTTGACTGTAATCGTTCTTTTTATCCTCGCGCTCTGGTTTCGACGGAGTTTGCGATATTTGTTTaggaaaagacatttttag
- the LOC131790855 gene encoding cell division cycle-associated protein 7, protein MSFFEESDYEKKRNIAIATNQEMFASLFPEGVRSLYPPPLTPSQPSIKKNNVERRQSKVPLPRRRLPKRQCRSFVGKYDSEKGDDEEDIEEEDVRSPNTLKIKLWPSRKSKLPSSSGSEDSDNSPKRKRPAPKRPPMLPVEITEDDLILVAERVCDKNYDQTNGTSCHQCRQKTDDLKTVCRSLSCIGIRGQFCGPCLKNRYGEDAKKALMDLKWQCPPCRGICNCSFCMKKRGRRCTGIMIHLARERGFKDVKSFLGD, encoded by the coding sequence ATGTCTTTCTTCGAGGAAAGTGACTATGAAAAGAAACGAAATATTGCAATTGCAACAAACCAGGAGATGTTCGCTAGCCTTTTTCCTGAAGGAGTTCGATCTTTGTACCCGCCACCACTAACTCCTTCGCAGCCTTCGATCAAGAAGAACAATGTGGAGCGTAGACAATCCAAAGTTCCATTACCCAGAAGACGACTTCCTAAACGTCAGTGTAGATCCTTCGTCGGAAAATATGACTCAGAGAAAGGTGACGACGAAGAAGACATTGAGGAAGAAGATGTTCGCTCTCCAAACACTCTTAAAATTAAGTTGTGGCCTTCGCGCAAGTCCAAGTTGCCAAGTTCATCTGGAAGCGAGGATTCAGACAATTCACCGAAGCGAAAGCGACCGGCTCCAAAACGACCACCCATGCTTCCTGTCGAAATTACCGAAGACGATTTAATTCTGGTGGCAGAACGTGTGTGTGACAAAAATTATGATCAGACGAATGGAACCTCGTGTCATCAGTGCCGTCAAAAAACGGACGATTTAAAGACAGTATGTCGTAGCTTGAGTTGTATTGGAATACGCGGGCAATTCTGCGGACCTTGCCTCAAGAATCGGTACGGGGAAGACGCTAAGAAAGCCCTGATGGATCTTAAGTGGCAGTGCCCTCCGTGTCGCGGAATTTGCAACTGTAGCTTTTGTATGAAGAAACGAGGTCGAAGATGCACTGGTATCATGATCCATCTAGCCAGAGAGCGCGGATTCAAAGATGTGAAGTCCTTCTTAGGTGATTGA
- the LOC131790856 gene encoding uncharacterized protein isoform X2: MSTRATSTAFSDFVLAGCSLYAALNVREVSGSAALGMVCVAIAASLGVLRFGVVFPNIQSKVIQLHKLLTWIAAVLGIPLIGAGFCFHHHKPANAKCHLENLWMSDTPAIL, encoded by the exons ATGAGTACAAGAGCTACATCAACAGCTTTTTCAGACTTTGTTCTGGCAGGTTGTTCACTGTATGCAGCGTTGAATGTCCGCGAGGTGTCTGGTTCTGCGGCATTGGGTATGGTTTGTGTTGCAATAGCTGCCTCTCTCGGAGTTCTAAGGTTTGGGGTTGTCTTCCCGAACATTCAGTCAAAAGTTATTCAATTGCATAAACTTTTAACATGGATTGCAGCAGTTTTAG GTATTCCTCTTATTGGAGCaggattttgttttcatcaccACAAACCTGCTAATGCTAAGTGCCATCTG GAAAATCTATGGATGTCAGACACCCCAGCAATCCTGTAA
- the LOC131790856 gene encoding transmembrane protein 276 isoform X1, protein MSTRATSTAFSDFVLAGCSLYAALNVREVSGSAALGMVCVAIAASLGVLRFGVVFPNIQSKVIQLHKLLTWIAAVLGIPLIGAGFCFHHHKPANAKCHLVSSVIALVISSVHNPMEEMLTKIVSTLAVLGIIFVTFMSSNFYATVGGLAYGLASAVESLSFLGLPGVDWFHYILAGGNLLLMYGFIK, encoded by the exons ATGAGTACAAGAGCTACATCAACAGCTTTTTCAGACTTTGTTCTGGCAGGTTGTTCACTGTATGCAGCGTTGAATGTCCGCGAGGTGTCTGGTTCTGCGGCATTGGGTATGGTTTGTGTTGCAATAGCTGCCTCTCTCGGAGTTCTAAGGTTTGGGGTTGTCTTCCCGAACATTCAGTCAAAAGTTATTCAATTGCATAAACTTTTAACATGGATTGCAGCAGTTTTAG GTATTCCTCTTATTGGAGCaggattttgttttcatcaccACAAACCTGCTAATGCTAAGTGCCATCTGGTGAGTTCTGTCATTGCTCTTGTCATCTCCTCAGTCCACAATCCAATGGAAGAGATGTTGACCAAGATAGTTAGTACCCTAGCAGTGTTGggaataatttttgtcacattCATGAGTTCAAACTTCTATGCAACTGTTGGAGGTCTTGCTTATGGATTAGCAAGTGCAGTTGAGTCCCTCAGTTTTCTTGGTTTACCTGGTGTTGACTGGTTTCATTACATATTGGCTGGTGGAAATCTCCTTTTGATGTATGGTTTTATCAAATAG
- the LOC131790852 gene encoding zinc finger TRAF-type-containing protein 1-like, giving the protein MCASCFTHLLADSRLKNEQSSCPNCRTEINRNICSRNLAVEKAISELPAECPYCNHELPRSHLKNHEEKECLNRPVCCKFKRIGCLWEGPFHKLRDHEDKCDHPNMTGLQLMESLEVIDRNHKDEQDLFQNILNLLSFEKIAINDLQLKPYRSDDFIPQLCYESSRFNALGQQWVVKATVVGNEKSVQRVLTYQLVQKGKVNLNVKFLMLRSPFSDLLIKPEVHQQEFTSDLQESSHHDLVLLDPMECNRMLDANTIKLRMIIFQIPSSENEK; this is encoded by the exons ATGTGTGCCTCATGCTTCACACATCTCTTGGCTGATAGCCGATTGAAAAATGAGCAGTCATCATGTCCCAATTGTCGAACAGAGATCAATCGCAATATCTGTTCACGTAACTTAGCAGTTGAGAAAGCTATCTCAGAACTTCCTGCAGAATGCCCATACTGCAATCATGAACTGCCACGGAGCCATTTGAAAAACCATGAGGAGAAGGAATGTTTAAACAG GCCTGTGTGTTGCAAGTTTAAAAGGATAGGTTGCCTGTGGGAGGGTCCATTTCACAAGCTCAGGGATCATGAGGATAAGTGTGATCACCCCAACATGACTGGACTGCAGCTGATGGAGTCACTAGAAGTCATAGATAGGAATCATAAAGATGAGCAGGATCTCTTCCAAAACATTCTCAACTTGCTGTCCTTTGAAAAGATTGCTATAAATG ACTTACAGCTCAAGCCATACCGTTCAGATGACTTTATCCCACAACTCTGTTATGAAAGCAGTAGATTCAATGCTCTGGGTCAACAGTGGGTGGTGAAAGCAACTGTGGTTGGAAATGAGAAAAGTGTACAGAGGGTCTTGACCTATCAACTTGTACAGAAAGGCAAAGTCAACCTCAATGTGAAATTCCTAATGTTACGAAGCCCATTCAGTGACTTGCTTATCAAACCTGAAGTTCATCAACAAGAATTCACGAGTGATTTGCAGGAAAGCAGTCATCATGATCTTGTACTTTTGGACCCAATGGAATGCAACAGAATGCTGGATGCAAATACAATAAAGTTGAGAATGATTATCTTTCAAATCCCAAGCTcagaaaatgagaaataa